From a region of the Castanea sativa cultivar Marrone di Chiusa Pesio chromosome 10, ASM4071231v1 genome:
- the LOC142611675 gene encoding glutathione S-transferase F13-like: MAMKLYGLPMSTCTTRVMACLHEKGVDFELVPVNLGTGEHKQPPFLSKNPFGQIPVLEDGDLTLFESRAITAYVAEKCKETGTDLMRHTNPKEAAMVKVWMEVESQTFNPAISPIVLEYVIGPSMGKKTEQAVVDGCMGKLGQVLDVYESRLSTCKYLAGDFYSMADLHHLPFMHYFMTTPCASMVKDRPHVMAWWQDISSRPAFKKMVGAMTFG; the protein is encoded by the exons ATGGCTATGAAGCTTTATGGACTTCCCATGTCTACATGCACCACTCGTGTGATGGCTTGCCTCCACGAGAAAGGTGTAGATTTTGAGCTTGTTCCGGTTAACCTTGGCACTGGGGAACACAAACAGCCTCCTTTTCTATCTAAGAAT CCCTTTGGTCAGATTCCAGTGCTAGAAGATGGTGATCTCACTCTTTTTG AATCTAGGGCAATCACAGCATATGTGGCTGAGAAATGCAAGGAAACTGGAACTGATCTCATGAGGCACACAAACCCCAAAGAAGCTGCTATGGTTAAGGTATGGATGGAGGTGGAATCCCAGACTTTCAACCCTGCAATCTCTCCCATTGTCTTGGAATATGTTATTGGGCCTTCAATGGGCAAAAAAACTGAACAAGCAGTCGTCGATGGCTGCATGGGGAAGCTAGGACAAGTGCTTGATGTGTATGAGTCTAGGCTGAGTACGTGCAAGTACTTGGCTGGTGATTTCTATAGCATGGCTGACCTGCATCACCTTCCTTTCATGCACTATTTCATGACCACACCATGTGCCTCGATGGTTAAAGACCGTCCCCATGTTATGGCATGGTGGCAAGACATTTCTTCTAGGCCTGCTTTCAAGAAAATGGTTGGGGCCATGACTTTTGGTTAA
- the LOC142614221 gene encoding glutathione S-transferase F13-like, with protein sequence MIIKIYGVPISTCTARATACLYEKEVDFELVPINFFGGEHKQPAFLSKNPFGQIPALEDGDLTLFESRAITAYVAEKFKETGTDLIRHNNLKEAALVEVWIQVESQSFDPAITPIVLEYVLAPMKGKTADKAVIDANLVKLEKVLDVYESRLSSTKYLAGDFYSLADLHHYPYTHYFMTTPWASLVNDRPDVKAWWEDISSRPAYKKMTEAIASC encoded by the exons ATGATTATCAAGATTTATGGAGTTCCAATTTCTACATGCACAGCTCGTGCGACGGCCTGCCTCTATGAGAAAGAAGTAGATTTTGAGCTTGTTCcgattaatttttttggaggggAACACAAACAGCCTGCTTTTCTATCTAAGAAT CCCTTTGGTCAGATTCCAGCGCTGGAAGATGGTGATCTCACTCTTTTTG AATCTAGAGCAATTACAGCATATGTGGCTGAGAAATTCAAGGAAACAGGAACTGATCTCATTAGGCACAACAACCTCAAAGAAGCTGCTTTGGTTGAGGTGTGGATACAGGTGGAATCCCAGAGTTTCGACCCTGCAATCACTCCCATTGTCTTGGAATATGTTTTAGCGCCTATGAAAGGCAAAACTGCAGACAAAGCAGTCATCGATGCCAACTTGGTAAAGCTAGAAAAAGTGCTTGATGTGTATGAGTCTAGGCTGAGTAGCACCAAGTACTTGGCTGGTGATTTCTATAGCCTGGCTGACTTGCACCACTATCCTTACACTCACTATTTCATGACGACACCATGGGCCTCGTTGGTGAATGACCGTCCCGATGTTAAGGCATGGTGGGAGGACATTTCTTCTAGGCCTGCTTACAAGAAAATGACTGAGGCCATCGCTTCTTGTTAA
- the LOC142614233 gene encoding glutathione S-transferase PARB-like — protein MSAIKVHGNPLSTATMRVLATPFEKELDHEFVIVDLRAGEHKKEHFLSRNYDPYALTFCNSESRAVTKYIAYEYADKGTQLIYQDPKKMAITSVWMEVDALQYDKIATTLGLELGYKPVVLGINPDATVVEENEPKLAKVLDIYGSRLVESKYLGGDYFTLADLHHMPIIHFLLGTQTKKLF, from the exons ATGTCAGCAATCAAAGTCCATGGCAACCCTCTCTCAACAGCTACAATGCGAGTTCTCGCTACCCCCTTTGAGAAAGAGCTAGACCATGAGTTTGTTATTGTAGACTTGAGAGCTGGTGAACATAAAAAAGAACACTTCCTGTCCCGCAAT TATGATCCTTATGCTTTGACCTTTTGTAATTCAGAATCAAGGGCAGTTACTAAATACATTGCCTATGAGTATGCTGACAAGGGAACCCAACTGATATACCAAGACCCTAAGAAGATGGCAATTACATCGGTTTGGATGGAGGTTGACGCCCTACAGTACGACAAAATAGCTACAACTCTAGGATTGGAGCTAGGATATAAGCCAGTAGTTCTTGGCATTAATCCAGACGCAACAGTTGTGGAGGAAAATGAACCTAAGCTAGCTAAGGTCCTTGATATTTATGGGAGTCGACTAGTTGAGTCAAAATACTTGGGAGGTGACTACTTCACCCTAGCGGATTTGCACCACATGCCTATTATTCATTTCTTGTTGGGGACACAAACTAAAAAGCTctttt AG
- the LOC142612325 gene encoding uncharacterized protein LOC142612325, with protein sequence MEVTSRTLLKIIKTKLDDTMGAWLEELANVLWAYRTMARTPTGETPFRLTYGTEAVIPIEVGITSTGREMFREESNDDQLRVNLDCLDEVREKAFDKMTKYQQKMAEYYTKRVKLRQLDISDLVLRKVIPTTLLKESLVPNGKDPTRSSITPDKAAITWRP encoded by the coding sequence ATGGAGGTGACGAGTCGAACACTACTCAAGATAATCAAGACCAAATTGGACGACACAATGGGCGCTTGGCTAGAAGAATTAgccaatgtcttgtgggcctacaggacCATGGCAAGAACcccaacaggagaaacccccttcagACTCACCTATGGCACCGAGGCAGTAATCCCAATTGAAGTGGGGATAACTAGCACCGGGCGAGAAATGTTTCGCGAGGAGAGTAATGACGACCAGCTACGAGTCAACCTAGATTGCCTAGATGAAGTGAGAGAAAAAGCCTTCGACAAGATGACGAAGTACCAGCAGAAGATGGCCGAGTACTACACCAAGAGGGTAAAGCTCAGACAACTTGATATAAGCGACCTCGTCCTGCGCAAAGTCATTCCGACGACTTTGCTCAAGGAAAGCTTGGTCCCAAATGGAAAGGACCCTACCAGGTCGTCCATTACTCCAGACAAGGCAGCTATCACTTGGAGACCCTAG